AATTTGTTTCCGAATGTTTCCAACGGCCCGCTGGCAACATTGCGTTGCAATTTTCCATGCCGCTGGCGCGCGCTCTTCCTATAATCACGGTCGAGCAAGGGGGCACGAGCATGCAGTCACATCCCCACATCCTCGTCGTTGACGACGACCGCGAGATCAGGACGCTTCTCGGCCGCTATCTCGACGGCCAGGGTTTCCGCGTCTCGGTGGCGGCGGACCGGCGCGAGTGCGAGCAGAAGCTGGCCTCCGGCCAGTTCGACCTCGTCGTGCTCGACGTCATGCTGCCGGACGGGTCGGGGCTCGATATCTGCCGCGCCTTGCGCGACCGCAAGCCGCAGATCCCGGTAATCCTGCTGACGGCGCTGAAGGAGGATGTGGACCGCATCATCGGCCTGGAACTCGGCGCCGACGACTATCTCGGCAAGCCCTTCAACCCGCGCGAACTCACCGCCCGCATCCGCGCCGTGCTGCGGCGCGCAACGCCCGAGGAAGCGCCAGCCCCCCGCCCGCGCATCTACCGCTTCGCCAGCTACCGGCTGGAGCCCGACACCCGCAAGGTGACGGATGCCCGAGGCGAGCTTATCGACCTCACCGGCGCGGAATTCGATCTCTTGCAGGTTTTCCTCGACCGCCCCGGCAGGTTGTTGTCGCGTGACCAGCTGCTCGATCTCACGCAAGGGCGCGAGCGTGATCCGCTGGAACGCTCGGTCGACGTGCTGATGAGCCGGCTGCGCCGCAAATTCGCCGATGCCGGCGACGGGCCGCTGTTCAAGACCGTTCGCAATGGCGGCTACCAGCTCACCGCGCGGGTCGAGGCGGTGGAGGCGCAGGCGTGAATTCGCTGCGCCGCCGCCTTATCCTGCTGCTGGTCATCTCGATCGTCGGCGTCGTCGGCCTGGCGACAGCGGCCGTGCTCAGCGTGCGCGGCGGCGGGCCGCCGCCAGAGCTGACCGTGCCGTGGGTCGCCCAGCAGATGGAGCTCGTCGCGCGGCTGCTGCCGGGGCCCATTCCGGACGTGCTGAGGGTGCAGTTCGCCGAGCGTCCGGCCGGCGGCAAGGTCGATCGTGCGGAAACGGCGATGCTCAACGACATCCTGCACCGCCGCGGCCTCGACTTGCTGGCCATCATCAGCGCGAAGCCGGACCAACCCGGCCAGATCGCATCGGTGCAACTGCCCGACAGCCGCTGGGCGATCATGCAGGTGCCGCACCTCAAGCCGCCCGGGCGCGAATGGCTGGTGCTGGCCGGCTGGATCTCGCTGATCGTGGCCGGCGCCACGGCCGTCTCGGTCTATTTCACCGCCGTGCTGATCCGGCCGCTGGAAATGCTGGAGGCCGCCGTCTCCAAGATCGGCAGCGACGGCATGCTGGCCGCGGTGCCGGAAGTCGGTTCGGCCGAGGTCAAGGCGACGGCGCACGCGCTTAACCAACTCTCGTCGCGGCTGAAGACATCAATGGAAAGCCGCATGCGGCTGGTGGCCGCCGCCGGCCATGATTTGCGCACGCCGATGACGCGCATGCGGCTGCGCGCAGAATTCCTCGACGAGGAGCGCGACAAATGGCTCCACGACCTCGACGAGCTCGACCGCATCGCCGACAGCGCCATCCGCCTGGTGCGCGAGGAGGTGAACCAGGATGCCGTCGAGCCGATCGACCTGGAGAAGATGGTGCGCGACATATCAGCCGAAATGGCCTCGCTCGGCCATGCCGTCTCGATCGGGCATCTGGACAAGGTCTCGATCCGCGCCGGCGCGCTCGGCCTGCGGCGCGCGCTGCGCAACCTGATCGTCAACGCCGCCACCCACGGCAAGGCCTGCACCATCACCCTTGCCATCACCGACAGGCGCGCGGTCCTGACTATTTTCGACAACGGCCCGGGCATTCCGTCCGACCTCATCAACAAGGCGTTCGAGCCCTTCTTCCGCGTCGACCCCGGCCGCCAGCAATCCATTCCCGGCGCCGGACTGGGCCTCGCCATCGCCAAGGAAATCATCGAGCGCTACGGCGGCACGGTCACGCTGGAGAACCGCACGGGCGGCGGACTGGCACAGACGGTGCTGTTCGCCGCGGCGTGAGCGTCGGCGCCGTTCGCCCCGCCCGAAGCCGATGGCGACCGGCGTCTACTTCTCGTGCATCTTCGGCGTGCGGACTGATATGCTCCCGGCAACGGCTTGCGGATCGAATGGGAGCGCGCGGAGATGTCGATCAAGGTAATCGGAACTGGCTTCGGCCGAACGGGAACGGATTCAATGCGCGAGGCGCTGGCCATTCTCGGCTTCGGCCCCTGTCATCACATGCATGAAGTGATGGGCAACGAGGAGCAGAAACGGATGTGGCGTGCGCTGGCCCAAGGTGCCGCGCCGGACTGGAACCAGCTGCTCTCGGGATATGCCTCCTGTCTGGACTGGCCCTCGGCGTACTACTGGCGTGAACTGATCGAATTCTATCCGGATGCCAGGGTGATCCTGACCTACCGCTCGGCCGAAAGCTGGTGGGAGAGTTTCGAAAAAACGATCGCGGCGGCACTTAAGCAAAGCGTGGATCAGGAATCGCTGGGCGTTGCCCTGATCGCCAGGCAGGTGTTCGGCGGGCGGCCCGGCGATCGGGCGCATGCCATTGCCTGTTACGAGGCCAATGTCCGTGCGGTGTACGCCAGGGTTGCACCGGAGCGGCTGCTGGTCCATGCACTCGGCGATGGCTGGGAACCGCTGTGCAGCCATCTCGGCGTTGCGATACCGGATCAGGATTATCCCAACCGCAACGCCACCGAGAGCTTCAGGTCGAGATTTTCGCTGAACTGATCTGGACGAATGCCGGCGGTGCCGGGCCCCGGCGAATCTGGGTTCCTCGCCCCCTCTGGCGTGGGGCGAGGAAAAAGCGCGGCGTTTTTACCCCGCCATCGCCAGTGGCACGGCGCTCTTGTTGGGGATCTGGATGTCGATTTCCAGCGTCGACATGGTTTCGCCGCGGTCCATCGAGACCTGGATGTAGTCCTGGTCGATCTGCACATGCTTGGCGATGACAGCCAGTATCTCTTCGCGCAGAACCGAAACGAGATCGGGCTGACCACGGCTGCGGCGCTCGTAGGCGAGCAGCACCTGCAGCCGCTCGCGCGCCACCGGCGCGCTGGTGCGCCGCTTGAAGAGGTCGAGGATGCTCATGCGGCCCTCCTTCCGAGAAGCCGGTCGAGGAAGCCCTTGCGCTCGAAGGGAACGATCACCGGCAGGTCTTCGCCTTCCAGGCGCCGGGCCGCTTCGAGATAGGCCTTGGCGGCGGCGTTGGTGGGTTCGGAGAGCGTCACCGGCGCGCCGAGGTTGGAGGCTCTCAGCACGTCCTGGCTCTCGGGAATGATGCCGAGCAGCGGCACCGAGAGGATCTCGAGCACGTCGTCGATCGACAGCATCTCGCCGCGCGCCGCGCGCGCCGCGTCATAGCGCGTGACCAGCACGTGCTTGGCGATGTGCTCGCCCTGTTCGGCGCGCATGGTGCGGGCGTCGAGCAGGCCGATGATGCGGTCGGAATCGCGCACCGACGACACTTCCGGGTTTGTGACGATGACCGCCTCGTCGGCGAAGCGCATGGCGAGCTGCGCGCCACGCTCGATGCCGGCCGGGCTGTCGCAGAACACATAGTCGAACACCTGGCGCAGTCGGGCGATGACTTCGGCCACACCCTCCTCGGTCAGCGCGTCCTTGTCGCGCGTCTGCGAGGCCGGCAGCAGATAGAGCGTCTCCAGCCGCTTGTCGCGGATCAGCGCCTGCGACAGCTTGGCGGTGCCCTGGATGACGTTGACGAGGTCGAACACCACGCGCCGCTCGGCGCCCATGATGAGGTCGAGGTTCCTGAGGCCGACGTCGAAATCGACCAGCGCCACCTTCTTGCCGGTCTTGGCCACGGCAGCGCCGAGTGCGGCCGTCGAGGTCGTCTTGCCGACGCCCCCCTTGCCCGAAGTGACCACCACTACCTTGCCCATATAAATCCAGCCTCCGTTGGCGTTTTTATGTTTTCGTTTCGCCGTGGCCAGCACGGCGCCTGATCAGAACCGCCGACACTCGCACGCGAAGCCGGCCCGAAGCTTGCGCCTCGGGAGCCGGCCTCAGCCGAGCGGCAACACGCACAGCGCATCGTTTTCGAGGAAGGCCTGCACCGCCTTGCCGCGCGACACCCCTTCCATCTCCTCGGCCGTGGTGTACCAGCCGTCGACCGCGAGCAGCTCCGCCTCGTTCTTGCGGCAGAAGATGCGCGCCGAAATATTGCCTTCCGAGCCCGCGATCGCCCGGCCGCGCAGCGTGCCGTAGACATGGATCGAGCCGCCGGCGACGATCTCGGAACCCGACGCCACCGAGCCAAGCACGATGACGTCGCCGTGCGGATGGAAGACCGACTGTCCGGAACGGATCGGCGCCTTGATCATCAGCGTGCCAGCGGCGGGTTCGGGGGGCATCTGGACAGCACCCTGCCCCACCCTTGGAGCCTCGGTCCCGGCCGCATCCGTTGTTGCCGCCTCCGTCCGGGCCACCGCCGTCCGGGCCGGTTCGATCCGGACCGCTTCGAGCCTTGCCAGCGCGGGATCCGCCATCTCGTCCTTCGAGGCCTGCAAGGCCTCAGCATGGACCGCATTTTGCCCTGACGGTTCCGCCCGGGCCGGCGCCTCGGCGGCCGCCGCCTCCAGCTCTTCCGCCCGCGCCTTGCGCGCGGCCCGGCCAAGCAGCCCCTCCGCCGTCGCCTCCTTGGCGCCGGCCAGCAGCGGCGGCAGGTCAGGCCCGAGCGAAGCACCCTCCATCTCGATGGCATAGACACGGATGCCGCGCGCCCCAAGCGCGGCGACCAGCAGCGCGATGTCCTCGACGGCAGGCTTCAGCACATTGAGATCGAGCACCACCGGCCGCCCGGAAAAATAGCCCGGCGAATTGCCGATCCAGTGATCCAGCCCTTCCAGCCAATCAGAAATCGGCGCCTCCGGCGTCAGCGTGAACGCGACGAAGGAGCGGGCGCGGAAACGAATGGATTTGGCCTCGAGGGGGGCGGCAAAGGTCACGGCTGGCGAATCCTTACTCAATGGTTAAAGGGTGCCGGCGGAATGGTTAACAAATGGTTAATGGAGGCGATCAACTTGGCAGCCAGGAAGAGAATTCAAGGTCGGCCGAGTGCCGGTACCGCATGCCTGCCTATGACGCCGCGAATGTCTTCATTGGGCCAAAAGCGGAACGTCCGCTTTCGGGAGATTGGCTGGAAAGTCGCCTTTCCAGTGTGGCGCCCGTGCGGTCATGCCCATTGTTTCCAGGCGTTCTGCTGGTCCGACCGCGATGCACCGAGCGCCCGAAGCACTGCCTCGATGGTCAGTTGCGTCAATTCGGGCCGGGGGCCACGATCGAGAATGCCTCGCGTCACCTGCAGCCATATACCCGTGACGATGTCCACCGCGAGCTCCGCGTCGCGTATGCTCATTCGATCCTGGGCTATTGCCTGAGTGATATCCGCCTTCAGATTCGCCCGAATACCACGCGCATACTCGGCGCGCGACTGAGAACTCTGAACGACCAGCCTTGCCCAATTCGGGTCCGAAATCGCCTTTTCCAGGAACTTCGCGAAGGCGAAAGACAGGCGTTTGAGAGGATCCTCCAGTGCGAGGCGTGCATCCGTCAGCACCGCGTCGAAGCTCTCGCCGAGTTTCTCCCCTACAGCCGCGGCCAGTTCGTCGATGCTCTGGAAATGGTAGTAGAAGGTACCCTTCGCGACCCCGGCTGCCTCCACCACGGCATCGATCGTAACGGCCTCGCGAGGGCGTTCTCCCATCAGCATCATCCCGGCATCCAAGATCAGCGTACGTGTTCTTTCCCGCTTCTCCCGTCCGATCTCCGCTCTGCGTGCCAAATCAACCTTTGCCATCCGTCCAGCCTTTTTTGCATTGCACCATTACGCAAATTTCATATTGACCAAATAGTCGATTTGACGCATTTGTACAATCCGAAACTTGCCCAGCGAGCCGGGCAGCAGCTCGAGCTCCGGTGTTCGCAACACAAGCGTATCTGACAATAAGGAATGGCATCAATGAATGTTCAGTCCCAGCACTTCAAATCAAGGCCGCTGCCGTTCGAATGCATTGCCCTGGTGCTGCAAGGTGGAGGCGCGCTCGGGGCCTACCAAGCGGGAGTCTATGAAGCTCTTGCGGAAGCCGACATTCATCCGGACTGGGTTGCCGGCGTGTCCATCGGTTCCATCAACGCGGCAATCATTGCCGGTAACGCGCCTTCCGAACGGGTCTCAAAGCTGCGTGCGTTCTGGCGCGAGATCACGGCGAACCCTCTGCTCGACTGGGCTAGCACTGCAGATGCGCTGGCTCCCAAAGGCGACCTGTCCCGCGCGATCTTCAATCAGTTCAGCGCGGCTTGCGCGGCAATAGCCGGCGCGCCGGGCTTTTTCAGCCTCCGGCAACCCGCTCCCTGGCTCCGCCCGGGTGGAGCAATCGAGGGCACAAGTTTTTACGAAACCACCCACCTGAAGAGCACGCTTGAGCGGCTCGTCGACTTTGACCGGATCAACGCAGGCGGTATGCGTTTCAGCGCAGGCGCAGTCAACGTGTGCACGGGTAATTTCGTCTACTTCGACAATCAAACCCATACGATCCGTCCAGAGCACGTGATGGCCAGCGGCTCGCTCCCGCCAGGCTTCCCGGCCATTGAGATCGAGGGGGAATTCTACTGGGACGGCGGCCTCATCTCGAACACTCCGTTGCAATGGGTGGCCGAGAACGGGCCTCGGCAGGACACGCTCGCCTTCCAGGTGGACCTATGGAGCGCCCAGGGTGATTTTCCTCGCAATCTTGCCGACGTGGCGACCAGGCAGAAGGAAATCCAGTATTCCAGCCGCACGCGCGCCAACACCGAGCAGTTCAAGCAGCAGCAGCGGTCCCGGCACGCGCTTGCGGGCTTACTCGCAAAGCTTCCCGCCGACCTGCTCGGCAGCGATGAAGCCACCATGCTGAGCTCTCTTGCCGACCACAAGGTCTACAAATTGGTTCACCTGATCTATCGGTCCAGACAGTACGAGACGCACTCGAAGGATTACGAATTCTCCAGGCTGTCGATGGAGGACCATTGGCAAGCCGGTTACCACGACGCGGTGCGCACGCTGCGTCAGCCAGAGGCACTGGGCAGACCGGACAATCTGGAGGGAGTCAGCACGTACGATCTCGCCGAGGACGGACACGAGTAGCGGCCGCGACGCGGCTGCGCGATCGAGATCGTGCTCCAATCCTCCAAGCTCAAACGGGCTTCTCCTGAAACCCAGCAGACCGCTTCACCCAAGGAACACCAGCCATGAACCAAGACACTGTCAGGGAAACGGCCTTTGCCATGCCTCTGACCAACCCCGCCTATCCAGTCGGTCCATATCGTTTCCGAAATCGCGAGTATCTGATCATCACCTATCGGACGGATCCGAGGAAGTTGCGCGAGCTTGTGCCGGAGCCGCTTGATGTGCCCGACCCGTTGGTGAAGTTCGAGTTCATACGCATGCCCGACTCTTCGGGCTTTGGCGACTACACGGAAAGTGGACAGGTCATTCCTGTCTCCTTTCGCGGCCGCCATGGCAGCTACACCCATTGCATGTTTCTTGACGATCACCCGCCGATCGCAGGTGGCCGCGAACTGTGGGGTTTCCCGAAGAAGCTGGCCAGTCCCACGCTCCGCGTGGAGACCGATACTCTTGTGGGCACGCTCGACTACGGCCCGGTCCGCGTCGCCACCGCAACGATGGGCTACAAGCATCGGGCTGCCGAACTCGCATCCGTAAGGACCTCACTCAGCGGACCCAATTTCCTGCTTAAGATCATCCCCCATGTCGACGGCAGGCCGCGCATCTGTGAACTGGTCGAATACCGTTTGGAAGACATCGATCTCAAGGAAGCCTGGCACGGCCCGGCATCGCTCGATCTTTGGTCGCACGCGCTCGCCCCGGTGGCAGAGCTGCCGGTTCTGGAAGTGGTATCGGCGATGCACATCGTTGCCGATCTGACCCTGCCGCTCGGCACGGTCGTCCATGACTATCTTGCCGACACGAAGCCACTGTTTGGCAAAGGAAAAACCCATGCGTTCGCTGAATGAAACGTTGTCGGTGAAGCAGGCTGCGAATCCCGGCGGCCGTCTTATGGACAAGGTCGTGATGATCACTGGAGCCGCGAGCGGCATCGGCAGGGAAATTGCACTCACCTTTGCCAGTGAGGGGGCAATGGTGGTCATCGCGGATCTCGATCGGCAGGCGGCCCAAAGGACCGCGGCTGAGATCGATCCCACGGGCAAACGTGCGCTCGGAGTCGCGATGGACGTCGGCGATGAGGAGCAAGTCGAAATCGGCATGGGCCAAGCGATCCAGGCCTTCGGCCGGTTGGACGTCCTGGTCAGCAATGCCGGTGTCCAGATCGTCGGCCCACTCGTCGAATTCGAATTCGCAAAATGGAAGAAACTCCTTTCCATCCACCTCGATGGCGCCTTCCTGACCACCCGCGCCGCCTTGCGGCAGATGTACAAGCAGAACAGCGGCAGCATCATCTACATGGGATCGGTACATTCCAAGGAAGCATCGCCGCTCAAAGCGGCTTATGTGACAGCCAAGCATGGCCTGATCGGTCTGGCTAAGGTCGTAGCGAAGGAGGGTGCCGCCCATGGAGTTCGTGCCAATGTGATCTGCCCCGGTTTCGTTCGCACGCCGCTGGTGGAAAAGCAGATTCCGGAACAGGCCCGCGCGTTCGGGATATCTGAAGCGGAAGTCGTCAAGAACATCATGCTGAAGGAGACCGTCGACGGCGAGT
The genomic region above belongs to Mesorhizobium sp. B4-1-4 and contains:
- the minC gene encoding septum site-determining protein MinC encodes the protein MTFAAPLEAKSIRFRARSFVAFTLTPEAPISDWLEGLDHWIGNSPGYFSGRPVVLDLNVLKPAVEDIALLVAALGARGIRVYAIEMEGASLGPDLPPLLAGAKEATAEGLLGRAARKARAEELEAAAAEAPARAEPSGQNAVHAEALQASKDEMADPALARLEAVRIEPARTAVARTEAATTDAAGTEAPRVGQGAVQMPPEPAAGTLMIKAPIRSGQSVFHPHGDVIVLGSVASGSEIVAGGSIHVYGTLRGRAIAGSEGNISARIFCRKNEAELLAVDGWYTTAEEMEGVSRGKAVQAFLENDALCVLPLG
- a CDS encoding ATP-binding protein — protein: MNSLRRRLILLLVISIVGVVGLATAAVLSVRGGGPPPELTVPWVAQQMELVARLLPGPIPDVLRVQFAERPAGGKVDRAETAMLNDILHRRGLDLLAIISAKPDQPGQIASVQLPDSRWAIMQVPHLKPPGREWLVLAGWISLIVAGATAVSVYFTAVLIRPLEMLEAAVSKIGSDGMLAAVPEVGSAEVKATAHALNQLSSRLKTSMESRMRLVAAAGHDLRTPMTRMRLRAEFLDEERDKWLHDLDELDRIADSAIRLVREEVNQDAVEPIDLEKMVRDISAEMASLGHAVSIGHLDKVSIRAGALGLRRALRNLIVNAATHGKACTITLAITDRRAVLTIFDNGPGIPSDLINKAFEPFFRVDPGRQQSIPGAGLGLAIAKEIIERYGGTVTLENRTGGGLAQTVLFAAA
- the minD gene encoding septum site-determining protein MinD produces the protein MGKVVVVTSGKGGVGKTTSTAALGAAVAKTGKKVALVDFDVGLRNLDLIMGAERRVVFDLVNVIQGTAKLSQALIRDKRLETLYLLPASQTRDKDALTEEGVAEVIARLRQVFDYVFCDSPAGIERGAQLAMRFADEAVIVTNPEVSSVRDSDRIIGLLDARTMRAEQGEHIAKHVLVTRYDAARAARGEMLSIDDVLEILSVPLLGIIPESQDVLRASNLGAPVTLSEPTNAAAKAYLEAARRLEGEDLPVIVPFERKGFLDRLLGRRAA
- a CDS encoding 3-hydroxybutyrate dehydrogenase; translation: MDKVVMITGAASGIGREIALTFASEGAMVVIADLDRQAAQRTAAEIDPTGKRALGVAMDVGDEEQVEIGMGQAIQAFGRLDVLVSNAGVQIVGPLVEFEFAKWKKLLSIHLDGAFLTTRAALRQMYKQNSGSIIYMGSVHSKEASPLKAAYVTAKHGLIGLAKVVAKEGAAHGVRANVICPGFVRTPLVEKQIPEQARAFGISEAEVVKNIMLKETVDGEFTTVQDVAEAALFLAAFPSSALTGQSLVVSHGWSMQ
- a CDS encoding acetoacetate decarboxylase, which encodes MNQDTVRETAFAMPLTNPAYPVGPYRFRNREYLIITYRTDPRKLRELVPEPLDVPDPLVKFEFIRMPDSSGFGDYTESGQVIPVSFRGRHGSYTHCMFLDDHPPIAGGRELWGFPKKLASPTLRVETDTLVGTLDYGPVRVATATMGYKHRAAELASVRTSLSGPNFLLKIIPHVDGRPRICELVEYRLEDIDLKEAWHGPASLDLWSHALAPVAELPVLEVVSAMHIVADLTLPLGTVVHDYLADTKPLFGKGKTHAFAE
- the minE gene encoding cell division topological specificity factor MinE, which encodes MSILDLFKRRTSAPVARERLQVLLAYERRSRGQPDLVSVLREEILAVIAKHVQIDQDYIQVSMDRGETMSTLEIDIQIPNKSAVPLAMAG
- a CDS encoding TetR/AcrR family transcriptional regulator — its product is MAKVDLARRAEIGREKRERTRTLILDAGMMLMGERPREAVTIDAVVEAAGVAKGTFYYHFQSIDELAAAVGEKLGESFDAVLTDARLALEDPLKRLSFAFAKFLEKAISDPNWARLVVQSSQSRAEYARGIRANLKADITQAIAQDRMSIRDAELAVDIVTGIWLQVTRGILDRGPRPELTQLTIEAVLRALGASRSDQQNAWKQWA
- a CDS encoding response regulator yields the protein MQSHPHILVVDDDREIRTLLGRYLDGQGFRVSVAADRRECEQKLASGQFDLVVLDVMLPDGSGLDICRALRDRKPQIPVILLTALKEDVDRIIGLELGADDYLGKPFNPRELTARIRAVLRRATPEEAPAPRPRIYRFASYRLEPDTRKVTDARGELIDLTGAEFDLLQVFLDRPGRLLSRDQLLDLTQGRERDPLERSVDVLMSRLRRKFADAGDGPLFKTVRNGGYQLTARVEAVEAQA
- a CDS encoding patatin-like phospholipase family protein — translated: MNVQSQHFKSRPLPFECIALVLQGGGALGAYQAGVYEALAEADIHPDWVAGVSIGSINAAIIAGNAPSERVSKLRAFWREITANPLLDWASTADALAPKGDLSRAIFNQFSAACAAIAGAPGFFSLRQPAPWLRPGGAIEGTSFYETTHLKSTLERLVDFDRINAGGMRFSAGAVNVCTGNFVYFDNQTHTIRPEHVMASGSLPPGFPAIEIEGEFYWDGGLISNTPLQWVAENGPRQDTLAFQVDLWSAQGDFPRNLADVATRQKEIQYSSRTRANTEQFKQQQRSRHALAGLLAKLPADLLGSDEATMLSSLADHKVYKLVHLIYRSRQYETHSKDYEFSRLSMEDHWQAGYHDAVRTLRQPEALGRPDNLEGVSTYDLAEDGHE
- a CDS encoding sulfotransferase family protein, which codes for MSIKVIGTGFGRTGTDSMREALAILGFGPCHHMHEVMGNEEQKRMWRALAQGAAPDWNQLLSGYASCLDWPSAYYWRELIEFYPDARVILTYRSAESWWESFEKTIAAALKQSVDQESLGVALIARQVFGGRPGDRAHAIACYEANVRAVYARVAPERLLVHALGDGWEPLCSHLGVAIPDQDYPNRNATESFRSRFSLN